The genomic window CGTCAGCGTGCGGATCACGTTGGCGCAGGCTTGATCAAAGGATGTGTAATTGCTCATAGGGTGGTTCTAGTTCGTGGATCTCGTGGGTGTGCTGGTGCGATGTTCAAGCGACGAGATTATAGCCAGCGCACATCGCGCAAACGCGAAGACGACGGCCAACTCATGCCGGCGAAGGTATGCGGGCGTCGGAGGGCCAGGCCCATGCCTATAATTCAGCATGTTCCGATATCACACCAGAAGCCTATCCGGCGATGCCCGTAGGGCAGGCAGAGCAATGCCTTCACCTACCCAAATGCTGCGCCTTTCGGATAGACCCAAGCACGCCGTAAACTGGGGGCAAGGAGAGCACGCTTGTCGGGTTCATCACCCTCTGGCGAAGCGCTTTACGCGCAGGCCGTCCGCACCGATCACAGTCGCCTTGGCCGTTTGCGTGCTCGTCCTTTACACAACGCTGCCCCGCGCTACCGCAGCGCTCGGCCATGTGGACGCATCGCCCTTGGCCATCCCGCCCAATTCGCCGAGTGTAAGCATTGATTTCGAGGTGGTGGCGAGCGGCTTAGCCCAGCCGGTGTTCGTCACCCATGCTGGCGACGCGCGCCTGTTCGTCGTCCAGCAAAACGGCATCATCAAGATCATCAAGAACGGCACCGTGCTCAGCACACCTTTCTTGAACCTGACGACGCTGGTGCAGTGCTGTGGCGAGGAAGGGTTGCTCGGTTTGGCTTTTGAGCCGAGCTACGCAACGACCGGCCGCTTTTACGTGTACTACACCAACAAATCGGGCGACCAGGTGATTGCGCGTTATCAGGTCTCCAGCAACCCGGATGTTGCCAATCCCGGCAGCGGACAAATTTTGCTGACCATTCCCCATCCCAACTATGGCAACCACAATGGGGGCTGGTTGGGCTTCGGTCCAGACAACAACCTATATGTCACCACCGGTGACGGCGGAGGGGGCGGCGATCCATTCTGCGCAGCGCAAGACCCTGCCGACCTGCGCGGCAAAATCCTGCGCCTAAACGTCGTTGGTCAAGTGACCTACACCATCCCCGCCGGCAATGTCTTTACGACGACGCAGCGGCCGGAGGTGTGGGCGATTGGGTTGCGCAACCCGTGGCGCAATTCGTTCGACCGGCAAACCGGCGACCTCTACATCACCGACGTCGGGCAATATGCGCGCGAAGAGGTCAACTTTGCGCCGGCCAACTCGCCTGCCGGCCTGAACTTCGGCTGGAGTCAGTACGAGGGGAGCATCCCCTACAGCGACGGGACGAGCAACGCCGGGCCGTTCGACTGTCCACCCAGCGGCATTACGCCCACCATGCCAATCACGGACTATGGTCGCAGCCTGGGCGGCTCAATCATCGGCGGCTACGTGTATCGCGGTCAACGCTTTCCCTGGCTGGACGGCGTCTACTTCTACGCCGACTTCATCTCCGGCAAACTGTTCGCCGCGTGGAAGTCATCGCCCGGCGCGACGTTCACCACAGCGTTCATCCGCGACACCGGCTACACCGTAGCTTCGTTCGGCGAAGATGTGAACGGCGAACTCTACCTGGTGAGCTACAGCGGCGCGATCTACAAGCTCCGTTCCGCATTCTGGGACAAGTCGGTCTACATGCCCCGCGTGTTGCGCTGATGGGGATGCGCATCACGGTGCTTGCTTGCCGGCATGTCCCGGGTCGGCAATGCGGCGCAGGCGCAGCCGGGCCACGCGCAGCTTGTCCATCTCCTCTACGGAGAGCGCCACGCCTTGCGACTTGAGTTCGACGGAGTCGCCCACTACGGGGATGCGGCCGAGCTGACCCATCACAAAGCCGCCGATCGTGTCGTAGTTGGGATCTTCCAGTTTCAACCCAAAAGCATCGTTCACGTCGCCGATCGTCATCAGGCCGTTGATCAGCACGCTGCCATCGCCGGCGGGTTGAATGTCCAGCAACGCAGGCGCGACGGCATCCCCAATCTCGCCGATGATGCGCGCGACCAGGTCGCTGAGCGTGACCAAGCCGGCCGTGCCGCCGTACTCATCCAAGACGACGGCCATATATTCGTGCCGAGCGCGGAACTGTTGCAGCAGTTCGTCGGCGCGCTGCGTATCGGGCACAAAGAACGGCTCGCGCATGAGCTGGCGGACGGAAGGCATGCGCGTGGGCGACAGCAGCGCGCGCAACAGGTCTTTGATGTGCAAGACCCCGACGATGTGATCGAGCGATTCTTCGTACACCGGCAGACGGCTGTAGGCATGGGTGGAGAAGAGGTGGCCGACCTCTTGCAGCGACGCCTCGACGTTGACGCAGATCATCTCGGTGCGCGGGATCATCACCTCACGCACGGTCGTGTCGCCAAACGTGAACACCTTGCTGAGCATCTCGCCCCGCTCAGACTCGATCGCGCCGCCACGCTCGCTCGCTTCGATGAGCATGCGCAGCTCCTCGAGCGTGTGCAGCCTTTCGGCCTCGGCGTCGGGCCGGAAACCCAACGCGCGCAATACCCCGCGCGACGATCCCTTGAGCAGCCAGACGAAGGGGCGAAAGAGCGTCGCCAGCGTATTCATCGGTGGGACGACGATAAGTGCGACGCGCTCCGCCGCGCGCAGCGTGATCGAGCGTGGTACGAGTTCGGCCAGCACAATTTGAAAGTATGAGGCAATCAACAAGCCGCCGACCGCGCCCAGGAAGGCCGCCGCGCCGCGCATAAACGGGACGGCCATCCCCAAGCCGGCAAAAAAGCCGCCTAACATGCGGCTAAACGCCGGCTCGCTCAACGCGCCGACGGCCAGCGAGGTGATCGTCACACCCACCTGCGTTGCGGCAAAGAATTGGTCCGGATCCTGCATCACGCTTAGCACCAGCTTCGCCTGGGCGTGCCCTTTATCCGCCCACTCGGCGATGCGCGTCTTGCGCGAGACTGCCACACTGTATTCCGCAAAGACGAAGAAGGCGTTGACCAGGATCAGCACGAACAGGCTGACAACGCCGAGGACGATACTCGCATCCATCTATAATGCACGCTGCCCGCGCGCATATTGTAGCTTTCATCGCGCGTGGCTCGACCGCGGCGTTCGCCGTCTTGCGCACGACATCCCATGCTCAGCGCCAATCGCAAAGGCATTTACCAGGCGTTCGCGCCATCCGGTGATGTGATCGCGGATGAGCGATGGCAGGCCATCCGCCTGCCCGATGGCTCAATCCAAATAGACAACGAAACTGCGCGCGTCGCACCGTTTGACGAGCCGCGCAGCGATTCGATGACCATCCTGCTCGACTCGCAACTCCGACTGATCACGTTCACGATTCATGGGCTGTTCGGCACACGCGAGAGTCGCATCTGCGTGCTCGGCGAGCGGCGCGACCAGGCGACGATCTGCTGGCGGCACAAAGCCGAAATCCACGAGAAACGGATCGCCTGGCGAGAAGATATCGAGATCGTCTGGACGACGCCGCTGTGCGTCATGGTCGGCGTTTGGCGTGGCCGGCTGCAACCGGGCGAGTCGCGAACGTGTGACGCCTTCCTACTCGACGCGGTGACGTTCAAACCGGCCGCCGCCCGACAGACCTACCGCCGTCGGCCGGACGTAGACTACGTGACCCGCTTCGGGACGATGACCCTGCAACATTACGAGCTCACCACCGAACGGGAGGGGCAAACGAACCACGCCGCGCAGTTCTGGTGCGATGGCGACGGCGTGATCTACGACTTCATCGCTGCCGATCGCTCCCGCTTCCAGTTGACGGCGATAAACGTATGACGATGTCGCGCTCGCGAGCCGATCGCGCGCACGCTGCCTGGTTGGCGAAGCGGCTACAATTCACCGGATTAAAACTACGCCATGCCTGCTAACGATTTGATCGCAGTCCTTCCCTTCCTCATCGTCGCCGTGGGCGGCATCGCGCTGCTGTTGATAGACCTGGCGCTGCCGGCCGAGCAGAAATCCGTGACGGCCTGGCTATCCGCCGGCACACTGGTCGTCGCCGGCCTGGCTGCGCTGCTCCTGATGGGCGTTGCACCGTTCAACGCGTTTCAAGACATGGTGCGGGCCGACGGCTACGCGTTCTTCCTAGACGCGCTGATCGCGGCGATCGGCTTCCTGGCGGTGCTGATGGCGCTTCGCTACAACGAAGCGCGCGGCATCATGCGCGGCGAGTTCTATGCGCTGATGTTGTTTTCCATCGGCGGCATGATGCTGATGGGCCACGCCGTGAACCTGCTGATGGTATTTGTGGCGGTCGAGCTGCTCTCGATCCCGCTCTACGTCTTGTGCGGCATCGCCCGGCCGCGCTTGGAGAGCGAGGAGTCGGCGATGAAATACTTCCTGATGGGCGCGTTTGCTTCGGGATTCCTGGTGTACGGCATCGCGCTGGTGTATGGCGCCGCCGGCACAACATCGCTGCCGGCCTTATCAGCCATCCTCAGCGCAGGGGGCGCGCGCGCCGCCTACGATCCGGCGCTGCTCTTCGCCGGAGCCGCGCTCATCCTGGTCGGACTAGGGTTCAAGGTCGCTGCCGCGCCGTTCCACATGTGGACGCCCGACGTCTACGAGGGCGCGCCGACGACTGTGACCGCGTTCATGGCCACGGCCACCAAGGCCGCCGGCTTCGCGGCCGTGCTGCGCGTATTCATGTTCGGCTTTCAGCCGTTGCTGCCGGAGTGGCAACCGATTGTCGCCCTGATCGCGGCGCTGACCATGATCGTGGGCAACGTTGCTGCGCTGGCACAAAACAACGTCAAGCGGATGTTGGCCTACTCCAGCATTGCCCACGCCGGCTACGCGCTGGCCGGCGTCGCAGCCGGAAGCGAGGCCGGCGCGGCCAGCGTGCTGTTCTACTTGGCCGCCTACGCGTTCACCACGCTGGCGGCGTTTGCCGTGATGACCGCGATCGGCAGCGGCGCGGAGGAGAACCAGACCTTCGACGCCTACGCCGGACTCGGCCGGAGCCGACCCGCGCTGGGCATCGGGATGGCCGTCGCGATGTTCTCGCTGATCGGCATCCCGCCGACGGCCGGCTTCGTCGGCAAATACTTCCTGTTCGGCGCAGCGGTCGCAGCCGGGCTGACGTGGCTGGCTGTGATCGGCGTATTGACCAGCGTCGTGTCGTCATACTTCTACCTGCGGCTGGTCACGGCGATGTTCATGCGCGAGCCACCGGCTGAGGGCGAGCCGATCCCTCCCCATGCGCCGAGATCGCTCGCAGCCGCCATCAGCGTGGCCGCAGTGTTCATCTTCGGCTTGTTGCCGGCCCCCTTGCTCGACATGATCACCGCCGGTGTGCAAAGCGCTATACCTTAATCTCAGGCGAGCATTCAATCGCCCAGTGAGCGAGGATTAATCCTCCTCGCCCAACCACTGATAGCTCACCAACTCACACCCGTGCGTCTCTTTGCCGAGCAGCACCTCTTGCTTGATGACCACGTCATGCAGGTCGGTCCAGATGGTCGTGAAAGGCGCGTCGTTGTTGCCACCGCCGGCGACATGCTCCTCGATGGTATACCGCCGCGTGACCATGAACGGCTGCACCAAAGATGTGATCTGCTCGTCGCGCACGTAGCAGTATGTCTGCGATAGCACCAACGGTTCGAGCGAGGGTTGAGTCACCACGATCGCCTCGATCTGCACCTGCGCGCCTGGCTTCAGCGGCAAGCGGCGTAGGTGCGCAAAGTTGAGCAGCGCTGAGCCGTAGTCGAGGAAGGTATGCGATCCGTAAGCCACCTTTGAGGCGTAGAGGCATCTGGCCTTCGTCGTCACCGCGGGCGTTGAGGACTGCTCGCGCGGCGCGCGGTTGGGGTCGCCGAAGCGCAGCGGCTCTTCATCAATGATGATCTCCAACTCGTTGCCGCTCGGCGTGTAGTGCGCAACGCGCCGCTTCCCTTCAAGGTCCAACTTCACCCAGAACTTGCGGGCCGACCAGGTGTGATCCAAGTCAAGGTGCGCCCGTTGCTGGTTCCGGATCGGCCAAATCAGGTCAATCTCGGTC from Candidatus Roseilinea sp. includes these protein-coding regions:
- a CDS encoding membrane protein; the protein is MDASIVLGVVSLFVLILVNAFFVFAEYSVAVSRKTRIAEWADKGHAQAKLVLSVMQDPDQFFAATQVGVTITSLAVGALSEPAFSRMLGGFFAGLGMAVPFMRGAAAFLGAVGGLLIASYFQIVLAELVPRSITLRAAERVALIVVPPMNTLATLFRPFVWLLKGSSRGVLRALGFRPDAEAERLHTLEELRMLIEASERGGAIESERGEMLSKVFTFGDTTVREVMIPRTEMICVNVEASLQEVGHLFSTHAYSRLPVYEESLDHIVGVLHIKDLLRALLSPTRMPSVRQLMREPFFVPDTQRADELLQQFRARHEYMAVVLDEYGGTAGLVTLSDLVARIIGEIGDAVAPALLDIQPAGDGSVLINGLMTIGDVNDAFGLKLEDPNYDTIGGFVMGQLGRIPVVGDSVELKSQGVALSVEEMDKLRVARLRLRRIADPGHAGKQAP
- the nuoN gene encoding NADH-quinone oxidoreductase subunit N, producing MPANDLIAVLPFLIVAVGGIALLLIDLALPAEQKSVTAWLSAGTLVVAGLAALLLMGVAPFNAFQDMVRADGYAFFLDALIAAIGFLAVLMALRYNEARGIMRGEFYALMLFSIGGMMLMGHAVNLLMVFVAVELLSIPLYVLCGIARPRLESEESAMKYFLMGAFASGFLVYGIALVYGAAGTTSLPALSAILSAGGARAAYDPALLFAGAALILVGLGFKVAAAPFHMWTPDVYEGAPTTVTAFMATATKAAGFAAVLRVFMFGFQPLLPEWQPIVALIAALTMIVGNVAALAQNNVKRMLAYSSIAHAGYALAGVAAGSEAGAASVLFYLAAYAFTTLAAFAVMTAIGSGAEENQTFDAYAGLGRSRPALGIGMAVAMFSLIGIPPTAGFVGKYFLFGAAVAAGLTWLAVIGVLTSVVSSYFYLRLVTAMFMREPPAEGEPIPPHAPRSLAAAISVAAVFIFGLLPAPLLDMITAGVQSAIP
- a CDS encoding glucose dehydrogenase, which translates into the protein MPSPTQMLRLSDRPKHAVNWGQGEHACRVHHPLAKRFTRRPSAPITVALAVCVLVLYTTLPRATAALGHVDASPLAIPPNSPSVSIDFEVVASGLAQPVFVTHAGDARLFVVQQNGIIKIIKNGTVLSTPFLNLTTLVQCCGEEGLLGLAFEPSYATTGRFYVYYTNKSGDQVIARYQVSSNPDVANPGSGQILLTIPHPNYGNHNGGWLGFGPDNNLYVTTGDGGGGGDPFCAAQDPADLRGKILRLNVVGQVTYTIPAGNVFTTTQRPEVWAIGLRNPWRNSFDRQTGDLYITDVGQYAREEVNFAPANSPAGLNFGWSQYEGSIPYSDGTSNAGPFDCPPSGITPTMPITDYGRSLGGSIIGGYVYRGQRFPWLDGVYFYADFISGKLFAAWKSSPGATFTTAFIRDTGYTVASFGEDVNGELYLVSYSGAIYKLRSAFWDKSVYMPRVLR